One genomic window of Solanum dulcamara chromosome 10, daSolDulc1.2, whole genome shotgun sequence includes the following:
- the LOC129871690 gene encoding putative UPF0481 protein At3g02645 isoform X2: MVSIGPYHKKNPQLDSMEKYKKLYLRRFLQRKEGLNVESCISEMVKLKKEALECYDDMKDIDTKMLLLDGCFVVEFIRERSPKGEDKIININDYYICRDLLLLENQLPFFVLDQLYLMTKQDDDEPLAILANDTFNYFGGLPIVIPESFSETEYNAGTIKHLLHLLHIFSCHGNTMKKSNDYKTMEMVMPNATELSEAGVSFAKDSNMKSLFDIKFERGLMTIPCFRVEDDTETILRNLIAYEQQSSDVHPIYFSDYASFMDQLIDSDKDVNLLRQKGIIVNYLGEDKEVASLFNKIGKGVTTYRDFYYKDEFKKANKHCEKTWNRTMASLMHNYFSSPWVGASTVAAIIFLILTAIQTILAFTGSVM; this comes from the coding sequence ATGGTCtctattggtccttaccataaGAAAAATCCTCAACTTGATTCAATGGAAAAGTACAAAAAATTGTACCTAAGACGATTTCTTCAACGAAAAGAGGGGCTTAATGTGGAAAGTTGCATTAGTGAAATGGTGAAACTGAAGAAGGAAGCACTAGAGTGTTACGACGATATGAAAGACATAGATACTAAAATGTTGTTGCTTGATGGTTGTTTTGTCGTTGAGTTTATTCGAGAGCGTTCTCCAAAAGGAGAAGACAAAATTATCAATATTAATGATTATTACATATGCCGAGACTTGTTGTTACTAGAAAACCAACTTCCTTTCTTTGTCCTAGACCAACTTTATCTCATGACAAAGCAAGATGATGATGAACCATTGGCAATATTGGCAAATgatacatttaattattttggtgGCTTGCCAATAGTGATCCCTGAATCCTTTAGTGAGACAGAATATAATGCAGGAACTATCAAACATTTACTTCATCTACTACACATATTTTCATGTCATGGGAATACCATGAAAAAGTCAAACGATTACAAAACAATGGAAATGGTCATGCCAAATGCAACAGAGCTTTCCGAAGCTGGAGTTAGCTTTGCAAAGGACAGTAATATGAAAAGTTTATTCGATATAAAGTTCGAGAGGGGATTGATGACAATCCCTTGTTTTCGAGTGGAAGATGATACGGAAACCATCCTGCGAAATCTCATTGCTTATGAGCAACAATCATCTGATGTACATCCTATATATTTCAGTGATTACGCAAGTTTCATGGATCAACTTATAGACTCAGACAAAGATGTGAATTTGCTTCGCCAAAAAGGAATCATAGTGAACTATTTAGGAGAGGACAAAGAAGTGgctagcctcttcaacaaaatcGGAAAGGGGGTCACTACGTATCGCGACTTCTATTACAAAGATGAATTCAAAAAAGCAAATAAACATTGTGAAAAAACATGGAACAGAACGATGGCAAGTTTGATGCATAATTATTTTAGTAGTCCTTGGGTAGGAGCTTCAACTGTGGCGGCCATTATATTCCTCATACTCACAGCTATACAAACTATTCTAGCTTTCACAGGTTCCGTTATGTAA
- the LOC129871690 gene encoding putative UPF0481 protein At3g02645 isoform X1, whose amino-acid sequence MTHASEITIPLLLQTEKDEIEEGRKVDHIIDLNDLDNLSIKSWTISKVKVWLRESNPDAYTPKMVSIGPYHKKNPQLDSMEKYKKLYLRRFLQRKEGLNVESCISEMVKLKKEALECYDDMKDIDTKMLLLDGCFVVEFIRERSPKGEDKIININDYYICRDLLLLENQLPFFVLDQLYLMTKQDDDEPLAILANDTFNYFGGLPIVIPESFSETEYNAGTIKHLLHLLHIFSCHGNTMKKSNDYKTMEMVMPNATELSEAGVSFAKDSNMKSLFDIKFERGLMTIPCFRVEDDTETILRNLIAYEQQSSDVHPIYFSDYASFMDQLIDSDKDVNLLRQKGIIVNYLGEDKEVASLFNKIGKGVTTYRDFYYKDEFKKANKHCEKTWNRTMASLMHNYFSSPWVGASTVAAIIFLILTAIQTILAFTGSVM is encoded by the exons ATGACACACGCCAGTGAGATTACAATTCCATTGCTTCTTCAAACTGAAAAAGATGAG ATAGAAGAAGGGAGGAAAGTGGATCATATAATCGACCTAAATGATTTAGACAATTTGTCTATTAAATCGTGGACGATTTCCAAAGTAAAGGTGTGGCTACGTGAATCAAATCCAGATGCTTATACACCAAAGATGGTCtctattggtccttaccataaGAAAAATCCTCAACTTGATTCAATGGAAAAGTACAAAAAATTGTACCTAAGACGATTTCTTCAACGAAAAGAGGGGCTTAATGTGGAAAGTTGCATTAGTGAAATGGTGAAACTGAAGAAGGAAGCACTAGAGTGTTACGACGATATGAAAGACATAGATACTAAAATGTTGTTGCTTGATGGTTGTTTTGTCGTTGAGTTTATTCGAGAGCGTTCTCCAAAAGGAGAAGACAAAATTATCAATATTAATGATTATTACATATGCCGAGACTTGTTGTTACTAGAAAACCAACTTCCTTTCTTTGTCCTAGACCAACTTTATCTCATGACAAAGCAAGATGATGATGAACCATTGGCAATATTGGCAAATgatacatttaattattttggtgGCTTGCCAATAGTGATCCCTGAATCCTTTAGTGAGACAGAATATAATGCAGGAACTATCAAACATTTACTTCATCTACTACACATATTTTCATGTCATGGGAATACCATGAAAAAGTCAAACGATTACAAAACAATGGAAATGGTCATGCCAAATGCAACAGAGCTTTCCGAAGCTGGAGTTAGCTTTGCAAAGGACAGTAATATGAAAAGTTTATTCGATATAAAGTTCGAGAGGGGATTGATGACAATCCCTTGTTTTCGAGTGGAAGATGATACGGAAACCATCCTGCGAAATCTCATTGCTTATGAGCAACAATCATCTGATGTACATCCTATATATTTCAGTGATTACGCAAGTTTCATGGATCAACTTATAGACTCAGACAAAGATGTGAATTTGCTTCGCCAAAAAGGAATCATAGTGAACTATTTAGGAGAGGACAAAGAAGTGgctagcctcttcaacaaaatcGGAAAGGGGGTCACTACGTATCGCGACTTCTATTACAAAGATGAATTCAAAAAAGCAAATAAACATTGTGAAAAAACATGGAACAGAACGATGGCAAGTTTGATGCATAATTATTTTAGTAGTCCTTGGGTAGGAGCTTCAACTGTGGCGGCCATTATATTCCTCATACTCACAGCTATACAAACTATTCTAGCTTTCACAGGTTCCGTTATGTAA